One Candidatus Korarchaeum sp. genomic region harbors:
- a CDS encoding metal-dependent hydrolase — MSKRTHVAFGLLLASLLLRTDLMPFIPIVFLASVLPDLDLLLRDLPLIEHRKTFHNVWFLILVYALAVRFSPRVSYLMAIGVLSHLMMDSLTKQGVMWLYPLSRSKLSGPFRTGGAFDNSMFLMLMLASIYVLVQGFLP, encoded by the coding sequence ATGAGCAAGAGGACGCACGTGGCGTTCGGTCTGCTGCTGGCATCCCTGCTCCTCAGGACCGACCTGATGCCCTTCATCCCGATCGTGTTCCTGGCCTCAGTGCTCCCCGACCTGGACCTCCTACTTAGGGATCTGCCGCTGATCGAACACAGGAAGACGTTCCACAACGTCTGGTTCCTCATCCTGGTTTACGCGTTAGCCGTGCGCTTCTCACCCAGGGTCTCGTATCTTATGGCGATCGGTGTGCTTTCCCACCTGATGATGGATAGCCTAACTAAGCAGGGGGTCATGTGGCTCTATCCACTCTCTAGGAGTAAGTTGAGTGGCCCGTTCAGGACAGGGGGTGCTTTCGACAACTCCATGTTCCTCATGCTGATGCTAGCGTCCATTTACGTTCTAGTTCAGGGATTCCTCCCTTAA